A stretch of Mesoplodon densirostris isolate mMesDen1 chromosome 7, mMesDen1 primary haplotype, whole genome shotgun sequence DNA encodes these proteins:
- the GPR137 gene encoding integral membrane protein GPR137 isoform X2: MESNLSGLVPAAGLVPALPPAVTLGLTAAYTTLYALLFFSVYAQLWLVLLYGHKRLSYQTVFLALCLLWAALRTTLFSFYFRDTPRANRLGPLPFWLLYCCPVCLQFFTLTLMNLYFAQVVFKAKAKRRPEMSRGLLAVRGAFVGASLLFLLVNVLCAVLSRRRRAQPWALLLVRVLVSDSLFVICALSLAACLCLVARRAPSTSIYLEAKGTSVCQAAAMGGAMVLLYASRACYNLAALALAPRSRLDAFDYDWYNVSDQADLVNDLGNKGYLVFGLILFVWELLPTTLLVGFFRVHRPPQDLSTSRILNGQVFGSRSYFFDRAHCEDEGCSWEHSRACQAA; encoded by the exons ATGGAGAGTAACCTGTCTGGCCTGGTGCCTGCTGCTGGGCTGGTGCCTGCGCTGCCGCCCGCCGTGACCCTGGGGCTGACTGCGGCCTACACCACTCTGTACGCCCTGCTCTTCTTCTCCGTCTATGCCCAGCTCTGGCTGGTGCTCCTGTATGGGCACAAGCGTCTCAGCTATCAGACGGTGTTCCTGGCACTCTGTCTGCTCTGGGCTGCCTTGCGTACCACCCTCTTCTCCTTCTACTTTCGAGATACACCCCGAGCCAACCGTCTGGGGCCACTGCCCTTCTGGCTTCTCTACTGCTGTCCTGTCTGCCTCCAGTTCTTCACACTGACGCTTATGAACCTCTACTTTGCCCAG GTGGTGTTCAAGGCCAAGGCAAAGCGTCGGCCAGAGATGAGCCGAGGCTT GCTGGCTGTCCGAGGGGCCTTCGTGGGGGCCTCGCTGCTCTTTCTGCTGGTGAATGTGCTGTGTGCAGTGCTGTCCCGCCGGCGCCGGGCACAGCCCTGGGCCCTCCTGCTGGTGCGCGTCCTGGTGAGCGACTCCCTGTTTGTTATCTGCGCACTCTCTCTTGCCGCCTGCCTCTGCCTTGTCGCCCGGCGGGCTCCCTCCACCAGCATCTACCTGGAGGCCAAG GGGACCAGTGTGTGCCAGGCAGCTGCCATGGGTGGTGCCATGGTTCTGCTCTATGCCAGCCGGGCCTGCTACAACTTGGCGGCCCTGGCCTTGGCCCCCCGGAGCCGGCTGGACGCCTTCGATTATGACTGGTACAACGTCTCTGATCAG GCGGACCTGGTGAACGACCTGGGGAACAAAGGCTACCTGGTGTTTGGCCTCATCCTCTTTGTGTGGGAGCTGCTGCCCACCACCCTGCTGGTGGGCTTCTTCCGGGTGCACCGGCCCCCACAGGACCTG AGCACCAGCCGCATCCTCAACGGGCAGGTCTTTGGCTCCCGTTCCTACTTCTTTGACCGGGCACACTGCGAGGATGAGGGCTGCTCTTGGGAGCACAGCCGGG CATGTCAGGCAGCCTAG
- the CATSPERZ gene encoding cation channel sperm-associated auxiliary subunit zeta, which produces MEEKPFKALAKSSGHRGSGKSSPHDIRNLWTTATQSQLKLNVPLPTVREDSEVEGSSVGGKTRWSYNQKAGHDSHGGWEESDDGEDKDNFKPEELDEHALMELEMRRGSSPGGRLEEDDSKTDNEKSSSVSSLNIWKHTPHRAYWVEQQSRLPLPLTELMENEALEILTKALRSYRSEIGRDHFLTKQLQQYIEGLKRRRNKRLQVMVI; this is translated from the exons ATGGAGGAAAAGCCTTTCAAA GCGTTGGCCAAGTCTTCGGGCCACCGTGGCTCAGGCAAGTCGAGTCCGCACGACATCCGGAATCTGTGGACCACGGCCACGCAGTCGCAGCTGAAGCTGAATGTACCGCTGCCTACTGTCCGTGAGGACTCGGAAGTGGAGGGCAGCAGCGTAGGCGGCAAGACTCGCTGGTCTTACAACCAGAAGGCTGGCCACGACTCGCACGGTGGCTGGGAAGAATCGGATGACGGAGAGGACAAGGACAACTTCAAGCCAGAGGAGCTGGACGAGCACGCCTTGATGGAGCTGGAGATGCGCCGCGGCAGCTCCCCGGGAGGCCGTTTAGAGGAAGACGATTCCAAGACCGACAACG aaaAGTCTTCCTCAGTGTCATCGCTCAATATCTGGAAGCACACACCCCATCGAGCCTACTGGGtggagcagcagagcagg CTGCCACTGCCCCTGACTGAACTCATGGAGAATGAAGCTCTGGAAATCCTCACCAAAGCCCTCCGGA GTTACCGATCGGAGATCGGCCGGGACCACTTCCTGACCAAACAGCTGCAGCAATACATCGAGGGGCTCAAGAGGCGCCGGAACAAGAGGCTGCAAGTCATGGTGATCTGA
- the KCNK4 gene encoding potassium channel subfamily K member 4 translates to MRSTTLLALLAVVLLYLVSGALVFQALEQPHEQQAQRELGEVREKFLRAHPCVSDQDLGLFIKEVADALGGGANPETNSTSNSNHSAWDLGSAFFFSGTIITTIGYGNAALRTDAGRLFCIFYALVGIPLFGILLAGVGDRLGSSLRRGIGHIEAIFLKWHVPPELVRILSAVLFLLIGCLLFVLTPTFVFCYVEGWSKLEAIYFVVVTLTTVGFGDYVAGASPNQNSAAYQPLVWFWILLGLAYFASVLTTIGNWLRVVSRRTRAEMGGLTAQAASWTGTVTARVTQRVGPTAPPPQEKERPPLPPPPCPAQPASRPLSPAAPEKTEPPSPPTPPTPPTASALDYPSENLAFIDESSDTQSERGCALPRAPRGSRRPLNTPRKPARPRGPGRPREKGVPA, encoded by the exons ATGCGCAGCACCACACTACTGGCACTGTTGGCTGTGGTCCTGCTCTACTTGGTGTCCGGTGCCCTGGTGTTCCAGGCCCTGGAACAGCCCCATGAGCAACAGGCCCAAAGGGAGCTGGGGGAGGTCCGAGAGAAGTTCCTGAGGGCCCATCCATGTGTGAGCGACCAGGACCTGGGGCTCTTCATCAAG GAGGTGGCTGATGCCCTGGGAGGGGGTGCAAACCCTGAAACCAACTCAACCAGTAACAGCAACCACTCAGCCTGGGACCTGGGCAGCGCCTTCTTTTTCTCAggcaccatcatcaccaccatcg GCTATGGCAACGCGGCCCTGCGCACAGATGCTGGCCGCCTCTTCTGCATCTTTTATGCACTGGTGGGGATCCCGCTGTTCGGAATACTGCTGGCAGGGGTCGGGGACCGGCTGGGCTCCTCCCTACGCCGCGGCATTGGTCACATCGAAGCCATCTTCCTG AAGTGGCACGTGCCACCAGAGCTGGTGAGAATTCTATCGGCGGTGCTCTTTCTGCTGATTGGCTGCCTGCTCTTCGTCCTCACGCCCACATTCGTTTTCTGCTATGTGGAGGGCTGGAGCAAGCTGGAGGCCATCTACTTCGTCGTGGTGACGCTCACCACGGTGGGCTTCGGGGACTATGTGGCCG GAGCCAGCCCCAACCAGAACTCTGCAGCCTACCAGCCGCTGGTGTGGTTCTGGATCCTACTCGGCCTGGCCTACTTCGCTTCAGTGCTCACCACCATCGGGAACTGGCTGCGAGTAGTGTCCCGCCGCACTCGGGCAGAG ATGGGCGGCCTCACGGCGCAGGCTGCCAGCTGGACCGGCACGGTGACCGCGCGGGTGACCCAGCGAGTCGGACCCACGGCACCACCGCCGCAGGAGAAGGAGCGGCCACCCCTGCCTCCGCCGCCGTGCCCAGCGCAGCCCGCCAGCAGGCCCCTATCCCCTGCGGCCCCGGAGAAGACCGAGCCACCCTCTCCGCCCACTCCACCCACCCCGCCCACGGCCTCCGCGCTGGACTACCCCAGCGAGAATCTGGCCTTCATCGACGAGTCCTCGGACACGCAGAGCGAGCGCGGCTGCGCACTGCCCCGCGCTCCACGGGGCAGCCGCCGCCCCCTCAACACCCCCAGGAAGCCCGCGCGGCCCCGCGGCCCGGGGCGCCCCCGGGAAAAAGGCGTGCCCGCGTAG
- the GPR137 gene encoding integral membrane protein GPR137 isoform X1, giving the protein MESNLSGLVPAAGLVPALPPAVTLGLTAAYTTLYALLFFSVYAQLWLVLLYGHKRLSYQTVFLALCLLWAALRTTLFSFYFRDTPRANRLGPLPFWLLYCCPVCLQFFTLTLMNLYFAQVVFKAKAKRRPEMSRGLLAVRGAFVGASLLFLLVNVLCAVLSRRRRAQPWALLLVRVLVSDSLFVICALSLAACLCLVARRAPSTSIYLEAKGTSVCQAAAMGGAMVLLYASRACYNLAALALAPRSRLDAFDYDWYNVSDQADLVNDLGNKGYLVFGLILFVWELLPTTLLVGFFRVHRPPQDLSTSRILNGQVFGSRSYFFDRAHCEDEGCSWEHSRGESTSMSGSLGSSSWYGAIGREPGWCGGSQTRTTPLLFSQVLGPGSHHHSLYSTPQT; this is encoded by the exons ATGGAGAGTAACCTGTCTGGCCTGGTGCCTGCTGCTGGGCTGGTGCCTGCGCTGCCGCCCGCCGTGACCCTGGGGCTGACTGCGGCCTACACCACTCTGTACGCCCTGCTCTTCTTCTCCGTCTATGCCCAGCTCTGGCTGGTGCTCCTGTATGGGCACAAGCGTCTCAGCTATCAGACGGTGTTCCTGGCACTCTGTCTGCTCTGGGCTGCCTTGCGTACCACCCTCTTCTCCTTCTACTTTCGAGATACACCCCGAGCCAACCGTCTGGGGCCACTGCCCTTCTGGCTTCTCTACTGCTGTCCTGTCTGCCTCCAGTTCTTCACACTGACGCTTATGAACCTCTACTTTGCCCAG GTGGTGTTCAAGGCCAAGGCAAAGCGTCGGCCAGAGATGAGCCGAGGCTT GCTGGCTGTCCGAGGGGCCTTCGTGGGGGCCTCGCTGCTCTTTCTGCTGGTGAATGTGCTGTGTGCAGTGCTGTCCCGCCGGCGCCGGGCACAGCCCTGGGCCCTCCTGCTGGTGCGCGTCCTGGTGAGCGACTCCCTGTTTGTTATCTGCGCACTCTCTCTTGCCGCCTGCCTCTGCCTTGTCGCCCGGCGGGCTCCCTCCACCAGCATCTACCTGGAGGCCAAG GGGACCAGTGTGTGCCAGGCAGCTGCCATGGGTGGTGCCATGGTTCTGCTCTATGCCAGCCGGGCCTGCTACAACTTGGCGGCCCTGGCCTTGGCCCCCCGGAGCCGGCTGGACGCCTTCGATTATGACTGGTACAACGTCTCTGATCAG GCGGACCTGGTGAACGACCTGGGGAACAAAGGCTACCTGGTGTTTGGCCTCATCCTCTTTGTGTGGGAGCTGCTGCCCACCACCCTGCTGGTGGGCTTCTTCCGGGTGCACCGGCCCCCACAGGACCTG AGCACCAGCCGCATCCTCAACGGGCAGGTCTTTGGCTCCCGTTCCTACTTCTTTGACCGGGCACACTGCGAGGATGAGGGCTGCTCTTGGGAGCACAGCCGGGGTGAGAGCACCAG CATGTCAGGCAGCCTAGGCTCCAGCAGCTGGTATGGTGCCATCGGGCGGGAGCCAGGCTGGTGCGGGGGCAGCCAGACGCGGACCACTCCTCTGCTCTTCTCCCAGGTTCTGGGACCAGGCAGCCACCATCACAGTCTCTACTCCACCCCGCAGACGTGA